A single window of Onychomys torridus chromosome 8, mOncTor1.1, whole genome shotgun sequence DNA harbors:
- the LOC118590426 gene encoding hemoglobin subunit alpha has product MVLSAEDKANVKAAWSKIGGHGAEYGAEALERMFDSFPTTKTYFPHFDVSHGSAQVKAHGAKVASALATAAGHLDDLPGALSALSDLHAHKLRVDPVNFKLLSHCLLVTLANHLPAEFTPAVHASLDKFLASVSTVLTSKYR; this is encoded by the exons ATGGTGCTCTCTGCGGAGGACAAGGCCAACGTCAAGGCTGCCTGGAGCAAGATTGGCGGCCACGGTGCTGAATATGGCGCCGAGGCTCTAGAGAG GATGTTCGATAGCTTCCCCACCACCAAGACCTACTTCCCCCACTTTGATGTAAGCCACGGCTCTGCCCAGGTCAAAGCGCACGGCGCGAAGGTCGCCAGCGCCCTGGCCACCGCCGCTGGCCACCTGGATGACCTGCCCGGTGCCCTGTCTGCTCTGAGCGACCTGCACGCTCACAAGCTGCGTGTGGACCCTGTCAACTTCAAG CTCCTGAGCCACTGCCTGCTGGTGACCCTGGCCAACCACCTCCCCGCCGAGTTCACCCCCGCGGTGCACGCTTCTCTGGACAAATTCCTTGCCTCTGTGAGCACCGTGCTGACCTCCAAGTACCGTTAA